From a single Chitinivibrio alkaliphilus ACht1 genomic region:
- a CDS encoding 2-hydroxyacid dehydrogenase produces MKKRVAFFDTKQYDRAFFSTAEGFEEFEFFFFETKLTEESARLTAGFDAVCAFVNDTIDTAVIDILHTNKIRLVAMRCAGYNNVDICYAHEKNIRVVRVPAYSPYAVAEHALALMMSLNRKVHRAYYRTRDNNFNITGLVGFDFYGKTAGVIGTGKIGRIMIGILKGLGMDVLAYDKYPDTDFAHKHAISYTSLDDLYRRADLISLHCPLTPETHHLINTKSIQKMRKGVMLINTSRGPLIDTAALIEGLKEGQVGYAGLDVYEEEGDFFFEDLSSEVMPDDQLARLLSFNNVIITSHQAFLTEEALSNIAATTIANLREYFTDTSLTNEVCGTCTEETCVMENRFSK; encoded by the coding sequence TCGCATTTTTTGATACAAAACAGTACGATCGAGCCTTTTTCAGCACTGCCGAAGGATTTGAAGAGTTTGAGTTCTTCTTTTTTGAGACAAAGCTGACAGAAGAGTCTGCACGGCTTACCGCAGGGTTTGATGCCGTGTGTGCCTTTGTCAATGACACCATAGATACGGCGGTTATTGATATTCTCCATACAAACAAGATACGTCTGGTGGCTATGAGATGTGCGGGCTACAACAATGTGGATATCTGCTATGCCCACGAAAAAAACATCCGTGTTGTTCGGGTGCCGGCCTACTCCCCCTATGCAGTGGCAGAACATGCCCTGGCCCTAATGATGAGTCTTAATAGAAAAGTTCATCGTGCATACTACCGTACACGGGACAATAATTTTAACATAACCGGACTTGTGGGGTTTGACTTTTATGGAAAAACCGCCGGAGTTATTGGTACTGGAAAAATTGGGCGCATCATGATCGGTATTTTGAAGGGCTTGGGCATGGATGTTCTTGCCTATGACAAATATCCCGATACGGACTTTGCCCACAAGCATGCCATCTCCTACACCTCCCTGGATGATCTCTACCGTAGGGCTGATCTGATATCTCTGCACTGCCCCCTCACCCCGGAAACACACCATCTTATTAACACAAAATCAATACAAAAGATGCGCAAAGGGGTGATGCTCATAAATACAAGCAGGGGGCCCCTTATTGATACAGCCGCTCTTATTGAGGGATTAAAAGAGGGACAGGTTGGATATGCGGGGCTTGATGTGTACGAGGAAGAGGGAGATTTCTTTTTTGAAGATCTCTCCTCTGAGGTGATGCCCGATGATCAGCTGGCACGATTATTAAGCTTTAACAATGTCATAATAACATCCCATCAGGCCTTTCTCACGGAAGAGGCCTTGTCAAACATTGCCGCAACAACCATTGCTAATCTCCGTGAGTATTTTACAGATACATCCCTTACCAATGAAGTGTGCGGTACCTGTACGGAAGAAACATGTGTAATGGAAAATCGATTCTCCAAATAG